The DNA segment GTGAGCAGGGAGGGGTCCGCCAGGAGGGACGCGGGCGAAACACTGCCGCCCGGCGTGGTGAGCAGGTAGTCGTAACGGGTCGCGCACGCCGGATCATTCGGATCCGCCGCCCCGGCCGGACTCGCGGTTTTCGGACCGGTCATCATGTAGCCGGAGGAAAGTTCGTCCGCCGCCTTGAACCACACCACATCCGCCCGGATCAGCTTGTCCACCGGGTAAGTGATCACCTCCCCTCCACGCTGCACGGTCACATCCGCCAGATCCTCCGCATAACCGTCATCGGCCGATGAAGCCCGGTAGGAAACGATCCGGTCAGGGAGCTGCTTGCGGTACTTGCTGGCATCGAAGGTCGCAGCCGTGGTCACCGGATGGAGGGAATCCCGGAGAAGCAGCGCCTGCTTTTCCGTGAGGCGGATCTCGTTGGAGGGTGAGGTTTCCGGCTTCCCATCGACCGCCGGATAGACATCCGCGATGCCTTCGACGACGTGGATCTCCGTCTCATTGGAGTCGTTGACTTTCAAAGAGAACCGGGTGCCACGATCAACCACCGTCGAGCCGGGGGTATCGATGCGGAATCCCTCGGCCCCCGGAGGCGCATGCACGGAGCAGGTGCCGGTATCCATCACCAGCACGTCATTTTCCTTCACCCGGAACACGGCGGGAGACTCCAGGATCGCTTCAGCGCCATTGGGGAACTTCAGCTCCATCATGCCGGCGATGAGCGTGTATTCCTTGTCGTAGGGAATCGACGAATGAAGCTTCGGCGACAGCTCACCGAAGAACCTGGCATGGGCCAGACGGACGACGCGGACTTCAGGCACCGCGGTGCCGGCGGTCCCCGCCGGCGCCTCACGCGCCGGATTCCTCCAGAACAGGAGCGCGGCGAGTGTCACACACGCCGCCGCCAAACCGGTGACGACGAGACGCAGGCCGCGGGACCCGCGCGGCTTCATCGCGTGGGGAGCGCGCTCCAGGGAAACCAGTTCCCGCTGCTTCCGCAGCACCTCGCTGGTGAAGGAAACGCCGTCCTTCGGCAGACGTTCCCGCAGGGCTTTTACGAACCGTTCGCTGCCTTCGTCGCTCTCCTTGTAGAGGTAGCCCAGCAACCGGTGGGTCTGGTAAAGCGGCGCCACCTGTGCGGCCAGCTCTTCGTTCTCCGCGAGCAGTTCCCGGAGCTCAGCCACACCCTGCTCGTCCAGATCCCCTTCGAGATAATCCGTCCACAGGCGTTCGAACCGTTGTTGCTCGCTTTCCATGATATCAGGTGATGGTTCCTTCCATGCGCTGTTCCAGGCACTGCTGGAGTTTCCGGCGCAACTTCCAAAGCTGTTTTTTGACCGCGGGCACGGAGCGCTCGCTCAGGCGCGCCATCTCCTCAAGGGAAATCTCATCATAGTACCGCCATTTCAGGAGGCACGCCAAATCCTGGCTGAGGGAAGCCATGCACTTCTTCAGGTGCCCCACCTGGGTCATCAGGTGCTCCGGCTCCACTTCGGCCTCGCCGTGGAGTTTCTGGAGCAGATCCGGCGCGTAGCGGGAGTGATAATCCGCGATCCTCCGCAGGCGGGTCGTCTCCGTCTTCAACTGCCAGCGGGCGATACTGAAAAGCCACGCCCCGAAGTTGGTGCCTTCCTCGAATTCATCGATCCGGGTGTAGGCGGCGATGAAGCTCTTCTGGGCGATCTCATCCGCATCCACCCCGGGCGGAGAAAGGGTGGCCAGCCACGCACGCAAAGGACGCTCGAAGCGGTACACGACCGCCTCGAAGGCATCGGCGTCACCTTGCTTGATGCGCCTGATGCATCCGTCATCCGGATCGTCTGAAAGGTAATCCTTCACGTCTGTCCGTACCGTTATGGCAGGATCCCGCTCCAGGTTACCCCCAATCCCAATCTCCAAGTCCGAGTCCGCTATGATATCCATAATTAATTGTACATCAATGATTAAAAGGCAAACATCCAGATACGAAACCTCCTTCCCATTTTTGTCATTCCTTCGGACATCCCCGGTAAATCGGACATCCCGGACCGGGCTTGACGAAACCCGGCAATATCCCTCCTCCCGGCAGCTTCACCAGCGGCCGGAACCCAAAACGCCACCACGCAATCAAAGCCGGGCCTGCTTGCTGGAAAGCGGCGCCGGCCTGGAGCTGCCACTGAGGCTCACATTCTCTCCGGAACGCGGATGCCCAGCAGGCCGAGGCCCTGCTTCAGCACGCGGGACGTGAGCTCGCAGAGCGAAAGACGGCTGTCGCGCACCGCCGTCTCCGCCTTCAGGACCGGGCAGGCCTCGAAGAAGGAATGGAAGGCACGCGCGACTTCCAGCAGGTAGTTCGCCAGCAGGTTCGGGCGGAAATCATCCAGAATGGTCGGCACGACCTCGCCGAAGCGGACCAACAGGCGGGCGAGGTGGATTTCCTGCTCCTCCGCAAGGGAGACGGGAGCCAGTTCGGCCGGGGCTTCATCGCCCAGCTTCCGCCAGATGGAGCGGCTGCGGACGTAGGCGTTCTGGAGGTAGGGCGCGGTGTCCCCCTGGAGGGCCAGCATTTTCTCCAGGTCGAACACGTAGTCGGAACTGCGGTGGTGGGCCAGCTCGGTGAATTTCACCGCGCTGATGCCGATGAGTTCGGCCAGATCCTTCCGCTCCGCATCCGTCTCCACACGGGAACGCTCCGCGACGGCCACACCGGCGGCGGCCACCGCTTCATCGAGGAGGTCCGCCAGTTGCGGCAGGTCCCCGGAGCGGGTTTTGAGCGGCTTGCCATCCTTGCCGAGGATCGTGCCGAAGGAAATGTGGCGCAGGTCCATGCCGTCGAGATCCAGACGGGCAGCCACATCGAAAAGCTGTTGGAAATGCAGCGACTGGCGGTGGTCCACCACGTACCAGACGGAGTCCGCATCCCACTGGGAGCGGCGGTACTCCAGCGTGGCGAGGTCGGTGGTAGCGTAGTTGAAGCCACCGTCGCTCTTGCG comes from the Luteolibacter sp. SL250 genome and includes:
- a CDS encoding FecR domain-containing protein; translated protein: MESEQQRFERLWTDYLEGDLDEQGVAELRELLAENEELAAQVAPLYQTHRLLGYLYKESDEGSERFVKALRERLPKDGVSFTSEVLRKQRELVSLERAPHAMKPRGSRGLRLVVTGLAAACVTLAALLFWRNPAREAPAGTAGTAVPEVRVVRLAHARFFGELSPKLHSSIPYDKEYTLIAGMMELKFPNGAEAILESPAVFRVKENDVLVMDTGTCSVHAPPGAEGFRIDTPGSTVVDRGTRFSLKVNDSNETEIHVVEGIADVYPAVDGKPETSPSNEIRLTEKQALLLRDSLHPVTTAATFDASKYRKQLPDRIVSYRASSADDGYAEDLADVTVQRGGEVITYPVDKLIRADVVWFKAADELSSGYMMTGPKTASPAGAADPNDPACATRYDYLLTTPGGSVSPASLLADPSLLTGVINPGGSATPLTGDPVMFRNPATGDDGTPGLAIRFRQPVTNGPGPDVVFFEVQPVIYPPEGDPFHVSPLKFREGLRSRTIRNYDLNLHSSEALRITAPYVHFSENKVANSLEDLDSMKLLARPTKLVYRAVAVGIDLSDLGYAQGEKVDGLFFQDMMDDRFQIDPVFIGGLPPN
- a CDS encoding sigma-70 family RNA polymerase sigma factor, which translates into the protein MKDYLSDDPDDGCIRRIKQGDADAFEAVVYRFERPLRAWLATLSPPGVDADEIAQKSFIAAYTRIDEFEEGTNFGAWLFSIARWQLKTETTRLRRIADYHSRYAPDLLQKLHGEAEVEPEHLMTQVGHLKKCMASLSQDLACLLKWRYYDEISLEEMARLSERSVPAVKKQLWKLRRKLQQCLEQRMEGTIT